A genomic region of Pseudorca crassidens isolate mPseCra1 chromosome 10, mPseCra1.hap1, whole genome shotgun sequence contains the following coding sequences:
- the H1-4 gene encoding histone H1.4 produces MSETAPAAPAAPAPAEKTPVKKKARKAAGAAKRKASGPPVSELITKAVAASKERSGVSLAALKKALAAAGYDVEKNNSRIKLGLKSLVSKGTLVQTKGTGASGSFKLNRKAATGEAKPKAKKAGAAKPKKPAGGAKKPKKATGAATPKKSAKKTPKKAKKPAAAAGAKKAKSPKKAKATKPKKAPKSPAKAKAVKPKAAKPKTAKPKAAKPKKAAAKKK; encoded by the coding sequence ATGTCCGAGACTGCGCCCGCCGCGCCTGCTGCACCGGCCCCTGCCGAGAAGACGCCGGTGAAAAAGAAGGCCCGTAAGGCTGCAGGTGCCGCAAAGCGCAAAGCGTCTGGGCCCCCGGTGTCCGAGCTCATCACCAAGGCTGTCGCCGCCTCCAAGGAGCGCAGCGGCGTGTCTCTGGCTGCGCTCAAGAAGGCGCTGGCGGCCGCGGGCTACGATGTAGAGAAGAATAACAGTCGGATCAAGCTGGGTCTCAAGAGCTTGGTGAGCAAGGGCACTCTGGTACAGACCAAGGGCACCGGCGCCTCGGGTTCTTTCAAGCTGAACAGGAAGGCGGCCACCGGGGAGGCTAAGCCCAAAGCCAAGAAGGCGGGCGCGGCCAAGCCCAAGAAGCCCGCAGGAGGGGCTAAGAAGCCCAAGAAGGCGACGGGGGCGGCCACCCCCAAGAAGAGCGCCAAGAAGACCCCAAAGAAGGCGAAGAAGCCTGCCGCGGCTGCAGGAGCCAAAAAAGCAAAGAGTCCGAAAAAAGCGAAAGCAACCAAGCCGAAGAAGGCGCCCAAGAGCCCAGCGAAAGCTAAGGCGGTGAAGCCCAAGGCGGCTAAACCAAAGACCGCCAAACCTAAGGCAGCCAAGCCAAAGAAGGCGGCAGCCAAGAAGAAATAG